The DNA window TTGCAGGAGGCCTTGGTTGGCGTTAACAGCGAAGCGCCGGCCGCGGCAGTGGCGGCGGACGATATCGCGGTGATCATCTACACCTCCGGAACGACGGGCCGCTCCAAGGGTGCCATGATCACGCACCGCAACTTGTCGTCCAACACTCGTGTTCTCGTGGATTACTGGGCTTTCAGCCGCCGCGATGTGCTGGTGCATGCGTTACCCATTTTCCATATCCACGGCTTATTCGTGGCCAACCACACGGCGCTGGTTTCGGGCGCCAAGATTCTCTGGCACCGTAAGTTCGATCCCAAAGCCGTCCTCGCGGCCCTGCCCAATGCGAGTGTATTGATGGGCGTTCCCACTTTCTATACGCGGCTGTTGGCCGAGCCCGGCTTCGGCCGCGAGGCCGTGCGCAACATGCGGCTCTTCATCTCGGGCTCCGCTCCTTTGTTATTGGATACTTTCTCGGAATTCGAAGCACGCACCGGCCATCGTATTCTCGAGCGATACGGCATGTCGGAAGCCGGAATGATCACTTCCAATCCATTGCAAGGTATTCGCGCGGGCGGAACCGTTGGATTGCCTTTGCCCGGGAATGAAGTGCGAGTTGCAGGTGAGAACGATCATCCCGTGAGACGCGGCGAGGCGGGTGCGATACAGATCAAAGGCGACAACGTATTCGCAGGCTATTGGAGGATGCCGGAGAAGACCAAGGAAGAGTTCATCGCCGATGGATGGTTTAAGACAGGCGATGTCGGGATGTTTGACGAGCAAGGCTATTTGTCCATCGTGGGCCGCGCCAAGGACCTCATCATCAGCGGGGGATACAACGTGTATCCGAAGGAGGTCGAACTGGTGCTCGATGCATTACCGGGAGTTTTGGAGAGCGCGGTAATCGGCGTCCCTCATCCCGATTTTGGAGAGGCAGTTACCGCGGTTCTGGTATTGCAGAAAGAGGCACGGCTAACGGAGCGAGAGGTCATTGCGCAGGTCAAGGCACAGCTTGCCAGTTACAAAACGCCAAAGCGGATTCACATCGTTGAAGACCTGCCGCGCAATGCCATGGGCAAGGTGCAGAAGAACATTCTTCGCGAGAAGTTCTCGAAAATTTTGTAATAGAAAACCTGTTCCTTTAGGCGTAGTTCGTGCGTTTGGTATGCGCCAACGCGCCGGCACGGCGATTGCCATGGTTACACCAAGCGAATGTTATTGAAGGGCTTGATTCAAAGGCGTCCGGCTCGCAGGAGCCGCCGCATGGGAGGCTGGTGGACCGGCCTACGGTTTCGCTGGCAGTTTATGGACAAACTCCCCATGGTCGTTGTTGGCGTCCTCGTCTTGTGCTTTGGCGCCCTCGCCTTATTCACGCGGTCCGTCGTGACCGAGGAGTCACATAAGCGCGATATGGCCTGCCTCGCACTCAATGTGTACCACGAGGCGCGCGGAGAGCCACTGGTTGGCCAATATGCCGTCGCGGAGGTCACGATGAACCGCGTGAACTCCGGCCGGTTCGCGGATACCGTATGCGAAGTCGTCTATGAAAAGAATTGGGATCCGCTGCGCGAACGTTACGTGGGGGCTTTCTCGTGGACTGAATTCGACAGCGTGCCCCGGCCCGAAGGCGAGGCATGGCGGCAATCCACCATGATCGCCGAAACCATGTACCACGGGAAGGTGCCGCCGATGCTCAAGGGCGCGCTGCACTATCATGCGGTCTACATCAAGCCAAGTTGGGCAAAGGGCAAGCGCCCCATCGCTCGTATCGGCAAACACGTCTTCTACCGGTAGAAACAATCGAGCCAGAAGCGGCGCGCCCTAAGTGGTGAAGATAACGGGTCCGTTTATCCGCGCTTCTCGAAGACCCGTTCCAGATGCTCCATATCGTTGACTACGCGCCAGTCGGTCGCGCCAGCGGTGCGCGCCTTGCGCTCCCAGCGCTCGATACGTTCGAGATAGCGGCGCGGGTCCATGTTGTCGGCGGAGAGCTTGGTTACGTTGAGAGCCACCAGACCGATGCCATTGAGCTTGATGGGGAAATCGCGCACCGTCTGTTGGTCGAGATCCTCTTGCATATCGGAGAAGATCACGATGGTTTTTCGCCTGGCGCCAGCCTCGTTCAAAAATTCCGCGGCTTGCAAGACACCCCCGGTGATGTCCGTGTATCGGCTGCCTTGATTACCAGAGGTTGCCTTGGAAAATTTCGCGATCTGCTCGCTAAACGCTTTCTTCTGCGCGTTGGCTTGCAGGGGATCCTTGCTTAGGCTGACCTTCGCCACGATGTCTTTCTCGCTGAAGCTCCGGCTCTTCACCCTGCCCACGGCGAATGTGTCGCCCGGGTTCAAGTTGCCCAGGATGTACCGAATCACAAGCTCAGCCTTGCCCACTTCCTTCGCGTAAGTCCCCGACGTGTCAACCAGCATATAGATGGCTTGGCTGTGGCTGGCTTGCGGGCCGCAGCCCGCGGCGAACCAGGCAAGCGCCGCAACGAGCATGAATGACCACGTGCTCTTCTTCATGCCGCCCCCTGGCCGCTCGCCTTGTCCAACTCGGGTGTGTGATCCCAGGCCTTCGCGACCCAGCGCTCCACGGCGAGCGGGGCGAAAATGCATACGTCGTAGGCCACCACGAGTATCTTGCCCGCCTCTCTCACCAGACTCGCGGCGACACGAAGCGAGATGGCCCCGCCGCGCACCGCCATGACCAGTAGGGCTCCCAGCACGATCCGGCCTGTATTCACGAAGTGCTCCAAGGGTATCGCCACGAAGGCCAGGGCGAAGGGCAAGGTAAATCCCAGAACCATTTGTCCGAAGGTTGGGATGCGCGTTACCCATCCGGAACTCGCCGCGGCGGTGGTGGCGTCCGCGAGGGATTGCTTGAGGGCAACGTCGGAGGCGATGATCGTATCGCGCATAATGGCCAGCGCTACTTCAAAACCCGCAAGCACCAGCAGAATGCTCAGCGATGCCCACATCATGCGGCGGCGCATTTTCTCGGTGAGATTGCCCAAGGGAAACAGATTCGTAAAGCGCATGGTTTCCATCAGGAACAAACCCATCAATGTCTCGAACAAGATGATGACCATGGAAGAGACCTGGGCGGCCGATAGCGTTTCCGTGATGTAGTCGCCGCCGCCCACCATCGCCGACATGGGAAGCGAGATCAGCTTATAGTTGACGTAAGCACCCCCGATGGCTACTAGCATGACCGGGCAGGAGATGAAGAATTGTGCCGAGGCCGAAGCGGTTAGCGAATCCTCGGTTTTGGCGCCCCGAGAAAAAATTCCTTCGGGCTTTTGCACGGTCGAATCGATTTTCACCGCGCTTTGGTGCAGGCCGGTAATGCCGCGTTCGACCTGGCTCATGGTCTGGCCGAGGGAGCGCCAAGACGGCAATGCTCGTTTTAGCAGGCCATGACGTTCCTGATAACCGGCGCGATACTCGGCGACCACGCGGTTGTATATTTTGTCCAGGGGGTCGCGAATGGCCGCCAGAATGTCTTCCACGACGCCGTCGCCCGTCGCCTTGATGGCCGCGATCGCTTGTATCGCCGTCACCCACTCCGGCGGCGGAGGCGGCACTTCGCCGCTCTTCTTGTAATCCTCCTCGATGCGCGTGATCTCATCCATGATCTTTCTTTGCAGCGCCGGGTAACCCTCAAGATCCCGTTGCACCAGGAGGGTCACGCGCTCGAATTCACGGTCGATGACCAGCTTCGCTTCACGCCCTCCGTGAGCGAATAGCACCTCGCGGTTTCGCGTACGCAGGCGGTTGGCAACATCGAACAACCAACGCGATGCCAGTCTGAGGGGGTTCTCGAAGGCGCGGAATAGACGGCGCACCAATGCGTGGACCGGATGGCGTGCCGCATACATGAATGGCATCGCAATGACGAGTAGGACCAGTAGAGAAGGTAATGGCCTGTCGGGCCAGATCAACAACGAATTCAAGAGTGTCATGCTTGCTCCCTCCTGCGACATACCGGCGGGTGCCGGTCTTGGGCCTGGGGTAGATGACGCAATGGGCGGGCCAGAGAGTTTGCCGCTGCGCGGCCGTGCAACGGCGGCTCCTTACGCATCTAGTGTCTTGTCCCGTTGGGAAAATATCGCTAGACTCAAGAACGTAAACAGGCGCCTGCAAGCCGCTTTGTGAGTGAAGAGCCTGCCGTGTACCGAGGAGGGGCGATATTCCTCCCAGCAGGCGCTACCCGGGTTCGCGGTGCGGTTCCTTGTCTTCAATACCGAGATCTTGAATCTTGCGGGTTAGGGTGTTGCGTCCCACGCCCAGGAGGTGGGATGCCTCGATGCGCCGCCCGCCCGTGTGGGCGAGTGCCTTGAGGATGAGAGTGCGTTCGAATTGTCGTGTCATGTCGTGCATGAGATTATGTTCGCCGCGGTGCAATGCGCTTTCCGCCTCCTTCTCCAACGCGCTCACCCAGTTGTCCGAGTGCGCACTACGCTGCCCTGCGCGAAATTCCGGGGGCATATCGGCAATGTCCACATTGACCCCGGGCGCCATGACGGTCAGCCAATGACAGAGATTTTCCAACTGCCGAACATTGCCCGGTAAGTCATGAGCGCCCAGGCACTTCATCGCGGCTTCGGATAATCGTTTGGGTTCCACGCCGATATCCTTCGCACTCTTGGCAAGGAAGTGACGAGCCAGCAGAGGAATATCCTCGGGGCGTTCACGCAGCGCCGGGATGCGGATTCGGATCACATTCAGGCGGTGAAACAAATCCTCGCGGAATAACCCTTGGCGTACCCGTTGTTCGAGATCCTGGTGCGTGGCCGCGATGATTCGCACGCTGGCGCGGATGGACTGATGGCCCCCCACGCGGTAGAAATTCCCATCGGAGAGCACGCGCAAGAGGCGGGTTTGCAGCTCCGCGGGCATGTCGCCGATTTCATCGAGGAACAACGTGCCGCCCTCGGCTTGCTCGAAGCGCCCGCGGCGCATGTTCTGCGCGCCCGTGAAGGCGCCACGCTCGTGGCCGAAGAGTTCGGACTCCAGTAAGTCCTTGGGAATGGCGGCGGTGTTGATGGCGATGAAGGGTTTTTCCTTGCGCGGGCTATGTTCGTGCAAGGCGCGCGCGACGAGTTCTTTTCCGGTTCCGGAATCGCCATTGATCAATACGGTGGCGTGGGACTGCGAAAGCCTGCCGATGGCGCGAAACACCTCTTGCATGCTGGCCGCTTGGCCGAGAATATTGGTCTCGGCATCGCTCACATCGGCGCCGTGTTCCTGGCGCATGCTTTCCTCAATGGCCCGGCGTATGAGGGCCACCGCGTGATCGACATCGAAGGGCTTGGGCAGGTATTCGAAGGCGCCTCCCTGAAAGGCGGCCACCGCGCTATCCAGATCGGAGTAGGCCGTCATGATGATGACGGGAAGCGCGGGATATTGCTCCTTGGCCTTTTGCAGGAGTTCGAGCCCGGAGCCACCGGGCATTCGGATGTCGCTTACGATCACTTGAGGCTGCGTTTGGGCCAGTGCGCTGAGCGCTTCGCGCGCGGAAGAGAAAAGCCGGAAATCGATATCCTCGCGCTGAAGGGTTTTTTCGAACACCCAACGGATGGAACGATCATCGTCCACGATCCAAACTGGTTTCATGATTATCTATCCCGGTGCAGGTTTCGCGGTTGCCAAGGTGATGTCGGGAACGGGTTCGCTGGCATGAAAAGGCAGCAGCAAAGTAAAGCAAGTGCGACCCGGTTCGCTCTCGACTTCGATAATGCCATGGTGCTGCTGTATGTAGTTCTGCGCGATGGTGAGGCCCAGGCCCGTGCCATCTTCACGCCCGGAAAATAGGGGATGAAAAACCTTGTCCTGGATGTCCTTGGCGATGCCAGGTCCGTTGTCGGTGATCTGGATCATGGCGGCGATACGGTGCAGGCGGCGCGCCATGGTGACTTGCCGCGCGACGCGAGTGCGGATAACGATCTCGCCCTTGCCGTGCAAGGCCTGCGCGGCGTTACGGGTAACGTTGAGGACGGCTTGGATGATTTGCTCCTGGTCCGCCATGAGTGGCGGCAAACTCACATCGTAGTCGCGCCGGATACGCAGGCCGTTGGGGTACTCGGCGGTCAGCAGGCTGCGTACTCGCTCCAGGGCCTCGTGGATATTCATCGGGGCTGGTTTAGGCCGCCGGTTGGCAAGCAACCGGTCCATGAGGGTTTGCAGGCGGTCGGCTTCCTTCATGATGACTTGCGTGTATTCGTGCAGGTCGGCGCGGTCCAATTCGCGTTCTAGAAGTTGGGCTGCTCCGCGGATACCTCCCAGGGGATTCTTGATTTCGTGGGCGAGGTTTCGCAGCAGCGCCCGGTTGGCTTCGGACTGGTCAAGCATTCGTTCGTCCCGGGCCATGCGCAATTGCTGGTGGAGTTCGACGAATTCCAGCACGAAACCGGAGAAGCCGCCGGTGTCCAGGGGAGACGCCGTGCACGACACCTCGACCTTCGGCTGGCCTGCCGGCGTCACGGTCAGGCCATGCAAAGTGAAGCTGGCGGACCGTACCTGTGCCTGTTCCACGAGGCCCTCCAGATCCGGGCTTTCCGGGAATGCGTCAGCGAGAGGAACATCGAGCACGTGGCGCTGGCTAATCTTGAAAAGATTCTCCGCGGCGGGATTGACGTAGGCGATGCGATGCTCGGCGTTCAACGCCACCACCGCAGTGGCTAGCGCCTCCAGGCCGCCCGTGGCAAACGTAGCGCGAGAGGTAGCGTGCAATGTTGCATGGGACCGGTCAGTCATCGTTAACACCTAAGCCACTCCTACACTCGTGCTCGATGATGCCGGCGGGCGCTCATCGAAGGTTGTTGATTTCCTTATTAAGCGAATCGATATTGCGTTGATGCTGCTCGACTCTGTCCTGATAGGGCTTGAGCCGGTCGAGTACGCGCTGATAATTTCGCTCGTCACCGCTTCGGGCGGCCTCCTGCTCCGCGAGGGCTTGCCGCGCCTCGTCCAGGAGCTGGCGTTCCCGGGCTAATTCATCCTGCAAGATTCCTAGCCGGTCATTGTCGCGGCGTGCTTGCGTGGAGCTGTCCACCTTGGGTTTTGGCGCGGATTCCACCGAGCGCTCCTCGCGCTTGGGGGATTCCGCGGTGGCGGGCGGCGGGGCCGCGGTCTTGAAGCACACGACTTTCTTCGCGTTCTTGAGGGGTACCGTCGAGTAGACGGTTCTTCCGTCCTCGTCGACGTACCTGCAAATGTCCGCTGCCG is part of the Betaproteobacteria bacterium genome and encodes:
- a CDS encoding malonyl-CoA synthase (catalyzes the formation of malonyl-CoA from malonate and CoA) codes for the protein MSDNFFSLIEAAHRGHPDRVIIETQEGIQYRGHDLLAGSGRYAALLAQLGAGRGDRVVVQADKSVQSLLFYLACLRLGVIYVPLNTAYRRAELEHFLGDAQPKLVICSPHSKAEIESLADTKVLTLDEEGAGSLQEALVGVNSEAPAAAVAADDIAVIIYTSGTTGRSKGAMITHRNLSSNTRVLVDYWAFSRRDVLVHALPIFHIHGLFVANHTALVSGAKILWHRKFDPKAVLAALPNASVLMGVPTFYTRLLAEPGFGREAVRNMRLFISGSAPLLLDTFSEFEARTGHRILERYGMSEAGMITSNPLQGIRAGGTVGLPLPGNEVRVAGENDHPVRRGEAGAIQIKGDNVFAGYWRMPEKTKEEFIADGWFKTGDVGMFDEQGYLSIVGRAKDLIISGGYNVYPKEVELVLDALPGVLESAVIGVPHPDFGEAVTAVLVLQKEARLTEREVIAQVKAQLASYKTPKRIHIVEDLPRNAMGKVQKNILREKFSKIL
- a CDS encoding cell wall hydrolase, whose amino-acid sequence is MLLKGLIQRRPARRSRRMGGWWTGLRFRWQFMDKLPMVVVGVLVLCFGALALFTRSVVTEESHKRDMACLALNVYHEARGEPLVGQYAVAEVTMNRVNSGRFADTVCEVVYEKNWDPLRERYVGAFSWTEFDSVPRPEGEAWRQSTMIAETMYHGKVPPMLKGALHYHAVYIKPSWAKGKRPIARIGKHVFYR
- a CDS encoding VWA domain-containing protein, with protein sequence MLVAALAWFAAGCGPQASHSQAIYMLVDTSGTYAKEVGKAELVIRYILGNLNPGDTFAVGRVKSRSFSEKDIVAKVSLSKDPLQANAQKKAFSEQIAKFSKATSGNQGSRYTDITGGVLQAAEFLNEAGARRKTIVIFSDMQEDLDQQTVRDFPIKLNGIGLVALNVTKLSADNMDPRRYLERIERWERKARTAGATDWRVVNDMEHLERVFEKRG
- the ntrC gene encoding nitrogen regulation protein NR(I), which encodes MKPVWIVDDDRSIRWVFEKTLQREDIDFRLFSSAREALSALAQTQPQVIVSDIRMPGGSGLELLQKAKEQYPALPVIIMTAYSDLDSAVAAFQGGAFEYLPKPFDVDHAVALIRRAIEESMRQEHGADVSDAETNILGQAASMQEVFRAIGRLSQSHATVLINGDSGTGKELVARALHEHSPRKEKPFIAINTAAIPKDLLESELFGHERGAFTGAQNMRRGRFEQAEGGTLFLDEIGDMPAELQTRLLRVLSDGNFYRVGGHQSIRASVRIIAATHQDLEQRVRQGLFREDLFHRLNVIRIRIPALRERPEDIPLLARHFLAKSAKDIGVEPKRLSEAAMKCLGAHDLPGNVRQLENLCHWLTVMAPGVNVDIADMPPEFRAGQRSAHSDNWVSALEKEAESALHRGEHNLMHDMTRQFERTLILKALAHTGGRRIEASHLLGVGRNTLTRKIQDLGIEDKEPHREPG
- a CDS encoding PAS domain-containing protein yields the protein MTDRSHATLHATSRATFATGGLEALATAVVALNAEHRIAYVNPAAENLFKISQRHVLDVPLADAFPESPDLEGLVEQAQVRSASFTLHGLTVTPAGQPKVEVSCTASPLDTGGFSGFVLEFVELHQQLRMARDERMLDQSEANRALLRNLAHEIKNPLGGIRGAAQLLERELDRADLHEYTQVIMKEADRLQTLMDRLLANRRPKPAPMNIHEALERVRSLLTAEYPNGLRIRRDYDVSLPPLMADQEQIIQAVLNVTRNAAQALHGKGEIVIRTRVARQVTMARRLHRIAAMIQITDNGPGIAKDIQDKVFHPLFSGREDGTGLGLTIAQNYIQQHHGIIEVESEPGRTCFTLLLPFHASEPVPDITLATAKPAPG
- a CDS encoding DUF4124 domain-containing protein, whose amino-acid sequence is MLGGKKFIVTVLLSVSWSFAPAADICRYVDEDGRTVYSTVPLKNAKKVVCFKTAAPPPATAESPKREERSVESAPKPKVDSSTQARRDNDRLGILQDELARERQLLDEARQALAEQEAARSGDERNYQRVLDRLKPYQDRVEQHQRNIDSLNKEINNLR